The following coding sequences lie in one Primulina huaijiensis isolate GDHJ02 chromosome 2, ASM1229523v2, whole genome shotgun sequence genomic window:
- the LOC140971334 gene encoding putative F-box protein At3g10240 isoform X5, translated as MGHIGWLYCEYGLFITLERILISPPAGYRFRSLMHLQCLIEPENLRNSWKLEPEKMWSHEKMWPLGGFEWAELPEDLKVEILCRLQSKALMRLKCVSKSWYFLISYACAPMISSLSRSATFCGFFYTHKIVRLGRHFLDFLSAEEYSGEFYPRYLPELSGLWKSRRAFLPFEDTPSAIQSYCNGLFILVRSGSNPTEYIVCNPTTCEYIELPINPHHIGDDNDPHVASLAFDPSDSTMSFKVVRRAADVSLSHPIKLDLFTSDSGNWATRVLVLDHVLHGFNWIDHSVYVNGLLYVISLAKYLLGFNLRFTTKTDITHLAIELPHKEKFDDCGSFGTSRGCVVYSNNDKSKILVWRLEHGVHWILQHIVSIDEMVSQHPRHRWLRWLHNMGEIEVYGFHPKSEVIFVGTPRLVLQYSPNTKQLKIFRQFRRGREIVCGQYKMYPSSCCPVILNGVLSSSNL; from the coding sequence ATGGGCCATATCGGCTGGCTATATTGCGAATATGGGCTATTTATAACGCTGGAAAGAATCCTAATATCTCCACCAGCGGGTTACCGATTTCGGAGTCTAATGCACCTTCAATGTTTGATCGAGCCTGAGAATTTACGAAATTCTTGGAAATTGGAACCAGAGAAAATGTGGTCACACGAAAAGATGTGGCCTTTGGGGGGTTTCGAGTGGGCGGAGCTTCCGGAAGATCTGAAAGTTGAGATTTTGTGTCGGTTGCAGAGCAAGGCTCTTATGAGGCTTAAGTGCGTCTCAAAATCTTGGTACTTTTTGATTTCCTATGCTTGCGCTCCTATGATATCTTCTCTTTCCCGTTCTGCCACTTTTTGTGGCTTCTTCTATACCCATAAAATCGTTAGGCTTGGCCggcattttcttgattttttgtcCGCGGAAGAGTATTCCGGTGAATTCTACCCCCGATATCTACCTGAATTGTCCGGACTTTGGAAATCTCGTAGAGCGTTTCTGCCTTTTGAGGACACGCCATCGGCCATTCAAAGTTACTGCAACGGGCTTTTTATTTTGGTCCGCTCCGGCTCAAATCCCACCGAGTATATTGTCTGCAATCCAACCACCTGTGAGTACATTGAACTTCCCATCAACCCCCATCACATAGGTGATGATAATGATCCCCATGTTGCCTCTTTAGCTTTTGATCCCAGTGATTCTACTATGTCCTTTAAGGTTGTTCGAAGGGCAGCCGATGTGTCACTCTCACATCCTATAAAGCTGGACCTTTTCACATCCGACTCAGGTAATTGGGCCACCCGTGTTCTAGTTCTTGACCACGTGCTTCATGGGTTCAATTGGATCGATCATTCTGTTTACGTGAATGGGCTTTTGTACGTGATATCTCTGGCCAAGTATTTACTTGGCTTTAATCTCCGTTTCACAACCAAAACAGATATTACTCATCTGGCCATTGAGTTGCCTCATAAAGAAAAATTCGATGATTGTGGATCATTTGGGACATCCAGAGGGTGTGTGGTTTATTCCAATAATGACAAGTCTAAAATACTAGTCTGGCGGTTAGAACACGGTGTTCACTGGATTCTCCAGCACATAGTGAGCATCGATGAGATGGTGTCTCAACACCCGCGACATAGGTGGTTGCGGTGGCTCCACAACATGGGAGAGATTGAAGTTTACGGCTTTCATCCCAAGTCAGAAGTAATATTCGTAGGAACACCTCGCCTAGTGCTCCAATATAGTCCGAATACCAAGCAGCTTAAAATTTTCCGTCAGTTCCGACGCGGACGGGAAATCGTGTGTGGTCAATACAAAATGTACCCTTCCTCGTGCTGCCCTGTTATTCTGAATGGTGTTCTCTCTTCATCCA
- the LOC140961209 gene encoding uncharacterized protein, protein MHRPTTRRTSILLPPRFLPAFLFFSVGCICFSAFPNSPSFCAPSSFKSSCSARTSRPTGRQRQPRRVSIFIPPLLLPDFLFSSVGCICCSVIPNSPSFCATFSFKASCSARSSRPTGKKRHPANCSYYEAPASYPYGKLVLSCCIQYESSSYKER, encoded by the exons ATGCATCGCCCTACCACGCGTCGTACGAGCATCCTCCTTCCTCCCCGATTTCTTCCTGCTTTCCTGTTCTTCTCTGTTGGTTGCATTTGTTTTTCGGCTTTCCCCAACTCTCCATCTTTTTGTGCTCCTTCCTCCTTCAAGTCTTCGTGCTCCGCCCGAACTTCACGCCCAACAGGCAGACAACGACAACCG CGTCGTGTCAGCATCTTCATTCCTCCCCTACTTCTTCCTGATTTCTTGTTTTCCTCTGTTGGTTGCATTTGTTGTTCGGTTATCCCAAACTCTCCATCTTTTTGTGCTACTTTCTCCTTTAAGGCTTCGTGTTCCGCCCGATCTTCACGCCCAACGGGCAAAAAACGACACCCG GCGAACTGTTCCTATTACGAGGCCCCCGCATCTTACCCCTATGGCAAGCTCGTCCTCTCGTGCTGTATACAG TATGAGTCATCCTCTTACAAAGAGCGCTGA
- the LOC140971334 gene encoding putative F-box protein At3g10240 isoform X2: protein MGHIGWLYCEYGLFITLERILISPPAGYRFRSLMHLQCLIEPENLRNSWKLEPEKMWSHEKMWPLGGFEWAELPEDLKVEILCRLQSKALMRLKCVSKSWYFLISYACAPMISSLSRSATFCGFFYTHKIVRLGRHFLDFLSAEEYSGEFYPRYLPELSGLWKSRRAFLPFEDTPSAIQSYCNGLFILVRSGSNPTEYIVCNPTTCEYIELPINPHHIGDDNDPHVASLAFDPSDSTMSFKVVRRAADVSLSHPIKLDLFTSDSGNWATRVLVLDHVLHGFNWIDHSVYVNGLLYVISLAKYLLGFNLRFTTKTDITHLAIELPHKEKFDDCGSFGTSRGCVVYSNNDKSKILVWRLEHGVHWILQHIVSIDEMVSQHPRHRWLRWLHNMGEIEVYGFHPKSEVIFVGTPRLVLQYSPNTKQLKIFRQFRRGREIVCGQYKMYPSSCCPVILNGVLSSSRLPRGIEQYMLLLPIPFKHDTLVDIFTKLLLL, encoded by the exons ATGGGCCATATCGGCTGGCTATATTGCGAATATGGGCTATTTATAACGCTGGAAAGAATCCTAATATCTCCACCAGCGGGTTACCGATTTCGGAGTCTAATGCACCTTCAATGTTTGATCGAGCCTGAGAATTTACGAAATTCTTGGAAATTGGAACCAGAGAAAATGTGGTCACACGAAAAGATGTGGCCTTTGGGGGGTTTCGAGTGGGCGGAGCTTCCGGAAGATCTGAAAGTTGAGATTTTGTGTCGGTTGCAGAGCAAGGCTCTTATGAGGCTTAAGTGCGTCTCAAAATCTTGGTACTTTTTGATTTCCTATGCTTGCGCTCCTATGATATCTTCTCTTTCCCGTTCTGCCACTTTTTGTGGCTTCTTCTATACCCATAAAATCGTTAGGCTTGGCCggcattttcttgattttttgtcCGCGGAAGAGTATTCCGGTGAATTCTACCCCCGATATCTACCTGAATTGTCCGGACTTTGGAAATCTCGTAGAGCGTTTCTGCCTTTTGAGGACACGCCATCGGCCATTCAAAGTTACTGCAACGGGCTTTTTATTTTGGTCCGCTCCGGCTCAAATCCCACCGAGTATATTGTCTGCAATCCAACCACCTGTGAGTACATTGAACTTCCCATCAACCCCCATCACATAGGTGATGATAATGATCCCCATGTTGCCTCTTTAGCTTTTGATCCCAGTGATTCTACTATGTCCTTTAAGGTTGTTCGAAGGGCAGCCGATGTGTCACTCTCACATCCTATAAAGCTGGACCTTTTCACATCCGACTCAGGTAATTGGGCCACCCGTGTTCTAGTTCTTGACCACGTGCTTCATGGGTTCAATTGGATCGATCATTCTGTTTACGTGAATGGGCTTTTGTACGTGATATCTCTGGCCAAGTATTTACTTGGCTTTAATCTCCGTTTCACAACCAAAACAGATATTACTCATCTGGCCATTGAGTTGCCTCATAAAGAAAAATTCGATGATTGTGGATCATTTGGGACATCCAGAGGGTGTGTGGTTTATTCCAATAATGACAAGTCTAAAATACTAGTCTGGCGGTTAGAACACGGTGTTCACTGGATTCTCCAGCACATAGTGAGCATCGATGAGATGGTGTCTCAACACCCGCGACATAGGTGGTTGCGGTGGCTCCACAACATGGGAGAGATTGAAGTTTACGGCTTTCATCCCAAGTCAGAAGTAATATTCGTAGGAACACCTCGCCTAGTGCTCCAATATAGTCCGAATACCAAGCAGCTTAAAATTTTCCGTCAGTTCCGACGCGGACGGGAAATCGTGTGTGGTCAATACAAAATGTACCCTTCCTCGTGCTGCCCTGTTATTCTGAATGGTGTTCTCTCTTCATCCA GGCTACCAAGAGGAATTGAACAATACATGCTACTTCTTCCCATCCCGTTCAAACATGACACCCTTGTAGATATCTTCACCAAGCTCTTGCTTCTCTAG
- the LOC140971334 gene encoding putative F-box protein At3g10240 isoform X3 has protein sequence MGHIGWLYCEYGLFITLERILISPPAGYRFRSLMHLQCLIEPENLRNSWKLEPEKMWSHEKMWPLGGFEWAELPEDLKVEILCRLQSKALMRLKCVSKSWYFLISYACAPMISSLSRSATFCGFFYTHKIVRLGRHFLDFLSAEEYSGEFYPRYLPELSGLWKSRRAFLPFEDTPSAIQSYCNGLFILVRSGSNPTEYIVCNPTTCEYIELPINPHHIGDDNDPHVASLAFDPSDSTMSFKVVRRAADVSLSHPIKLDLFTSDSGNWATRVLVLDHVLHGFNWIDHSVYVNGLLYVISLAKYLLGFNLRFTTKTDITHLAIELPHKEKFDDCGSFGTSRGCVVYSNNDKSKILVWRLEHGVHWILQHIVSIDEMVSQHPRHRWLRWLHNMGEIEVYGFHPKSEVIFVGTPRLVLQYSPNTKQLKIFRQFRRGREIVCGQYKMYPSSCCPVILNGVLSSSKGRDRLRHIDIIEAKQKARQGKSIR, from the exons ATGGGCCATATCGGCTGGCTATATTGCGAATATGGGCTATTTATAACGCTGGAAAGAATCCTAATATCTCCACCAGCGGGTTACCGATTTCGGAGTCTAATGCACCTTCAATGTTTGATCGAGCCTGAGAATTTACGAAATTCTTGGAAATTGGAACCAGAGAAAATGTGGTCACACGAAAAGATGTGGCCTTTGGGGGGTTTCGAGTGGGCGGAGCTTCCGGAAGATCTGAAAGTTGAGATTTTGTGTCGGTTGCAGAGCAAGGCTCTTATGAGGCTTAAGTGCGTCTCAAAATCTTGGTACTTTTTGATTTCCTATGCTTGCGCTCCTATGATATCTTCTCTTTCCCGTTCTGCCACTTTTTGTGGCTTCTTCTATACCCATAAAATCGTTAGGCTTGGCCggcattttcttgattttttgtcCGCGGAAGAGTATTCCGGTGAATTCTACCCCCGATATCTACCTGAATTGTCCGGACTTTGGAAATCTCGTAGAGCGTTTCTGCCTTTTGAGGACACGCCATCGGCCATTCAAAGTTACTGCAACGGGCTTTTTATTTTGGTCCGCTCCGGCTCAAATCCCACCGAGTATATTGTCTGCAATCCAACCACCTGTGAGTACATTGAACTTCCCATCAACCCCCATCACATAGGTGATGATAATGATCCCCATGTTGCCTCTTTAGCTTTTGATCCCAGTGATTCTACTATGTCCTTTAAGGTTGTTCGAAGGGCAGCCGATGTGTCACTCTCACATCCTATAAAGCTGGACCTTTTCACATCCGACTCAGGTAATTGGGCCACCCGTGTTCTAGTTCTTGACCACGTGCTTCATGGGTTCAATTGGATCGATCATTCTGTTTACGTGAATGGGCTTTTGTACGTGATATCTCTGGCCAAGTATTTACTTGGCTTTAATCTCCGTTTCACAACCAAAACAGATATTACTCATCTGGCCATTGAGTTGCCTCATAAAGAAAAATTCGATGATTGTGGATCATTTGGGACATCCAGAGGGTGTGTGGTTTATTCCAATAATGACAAGTCTAAAATACTAGTCTGGCGGTTAGAACACGGTGTTCACTGGATTCTCCAGCACATAGTGAGCATCGATGAGATGGTGTCTCAACACCCGCGACATAGGTGGTTGCGGTGGCTCCACAACATGGGAGAGATTGAAGTTTACGGCTTTCATCCCAAGTCAGAAGTAATATTCGTAGGAACACCTCGCCTAGTGCTCCAATATAGTCCGAATACCAAGCAGCTTAAAATTTTCCGTCAGTTCCGACGCGGACGGGAAATCGTGTGTGGTCAATACAAAATGTACCCTTCCTCGTGCTGCCCTGTTATTCTGAATGGTGTTCTCTCTTCATCCA AAGGACGAGACAGATTAAGGCACATAGATATCATAGAGGCTAAGCAGAAGGCAAGGCAAGGCAAGTCAATCAGATAG
- the LOC140971334 gene encoding putative F-box protein At3g10240 isoform X4, whose product MGHIGWLYCEYGLFITLERILISPPAGYRFRSLMHLQCLIEPENLRNSWKLEPEKMWSHEKMWPLGGFEWAELPEDLKVEILCRLQSKALMRLKCVSKSWYFLISYACAPMISSLSRSATFCGFFYTHKIVRLGRHFLDFLSAEEYSGEFYPRYLPELSGLWKSRRAFLPFEDTPSAIQSYCNGLFILVRSGSNPTEYIVCNPTTCEYIELPINPHHIGDDNDPHVASLAFDPSDSTMSFKVVRRAADVSLSHPIKLDLFTSDSGNWATRVLVLDHVLHGFNWIDHSVYVNGLLYVISLAKYLLGFNLRFTTKTDITHLAIELPHKEKFDDCGSFGTSRGCVVYSNNDKSKILVWRLEHGVHWILQHIVSIDEMVSQHPRHRWLRWLHNMGEIEVYGFHPKSEVIFVGTPRLVLQYSPNTKQLKIFRQFRRGREIVCGQYKMYPSSCCPVILNGVLSSSSNGARSSRFQAFKFRNRLLP is encoded by the exons ATGGGCCATATCGGCTGGCTATATTGCGAATATGGGCTATTTATAACGCTGGAAAGAATCCTAATATCTCCACCAGCGGGTTACCGATTTCGGAGTCTAATGCACCTTCAATGTTTGATCGAGCCTGAGAATTTACGAAATTCTTGGAAATTGGAACCAGAGAAAATGTGGTCACACGAAAAGATGTGGCCTTTGGGGGGTTTCGAGTGGGCGGAGCTTCCGGAAGATCTGAAAGTTGAGATTTTGTGTCGGTTGCAGAGCAAGGCTCTTATGAGGCTTAAGTGCGTCTCAAAATCTTGGTACTTTTTGATTTCCTATGCTTGCGCTCCTATGATATCTTCTCTTTCCCGTTCTGCCACTTTTTGTGGCTTCTTCTATACCCATAAAATCGTTAGGCTTGGCCggcattttcttgattttttgtcCGCGGAAGAGTATTCCGGTGAATTCTACCCCCGATATCTACCTGAATTGTCCGGACTTTGGAAATCTCGTAGAGCGTTTCTGCCTTTTGAGGACACGCCATCGGCCATTCAAAGTTACTGCAACGGGCTTTTTATTTTGGTCCGCTCCGGCTCAAATCCCACCGAGTATATTGTCTGCAATCCAACCACCTGTGAGTACATTGAACTTCCCATCAACCCCCATCACATAGGTGATGATAATGATCCCCATGTTGCCTCTTTAGCTTTTGATCCCAGTGATTCTACTATGTCCTTTAAGGTTGTTCGAAGGGCAGCCGATGTGTCACTCTCACATCCTATAAAGCTGGACCTTTTCACATCCGACTCAGGTAATTGGGCCACCCGTGTTCTAGTTCTTGACCACGTGCTTCATGGGTTCAATTGGATCGATCATTCTGTTTACGTGAATGGGCTTTTGTACGTGATATCTCTGGCCAAGTATTTACTTGGCTTTAATCTCCGTTTCACAACCAAAACAGATATTACTCATCTGGCCATTGAGTTGCCTCATAAAGAAAAATTCGATGATTGTGGATCATTTGGGACATCCAGAGGGTGTGTGGTTTATTCCAATAATGACAAGTCTAAAATACTAGTCTGGCGGTTAGAACACGGTGTTCACTGGATTCTCCAGCACATAGTGAGCATCGATGAGATGGTGTCTCAACACCCGCGACATAGGTGGTTGCGGTGGCTCCACAACATGGGAGAGATTGAAGTTTACGGCTTTCATCCCAAGTCAGAAGTAATATTCGTAGGAACACCTCGCCTAGTGCTCCAATATAGTCCGAATACCAAGCAGCTTAAAATTTTCCGTCAGTTCCGACGCGGACGGGAAATCGTGTGTGGTCAATACAAAATGTACCCTTCCTCGTGCTGCCCTGTTATTCTGAATGGTGTTCTCTCTTCATCCA GTAACGGGGCTCGTTCATCTCGTTTCCAAGCGTTCAAGTTTCGTAATAG GCTCTTACCATGA